A stretch of Gemmobacter fulvus DNA encodes these proteins:
- a CDS encoding CTP synthetase — MTRLMMVIFSMASTTLMGVGIVVALTTGHDTLQPILLAAALGFVAAVPVSWLVARALA; from the coding sequence ATGACCCGTCTGATGATGGTTATCTTTTCCATGGCGTCGACCACCCTGATGGGGGTGGGGATCGTGGTGGCGCTGACCACCGGGCACGACACCCTGCAACCGATCCTGCTGGCGGCAGCGCTTGGTTTTGTGGCGGCGGTGCCGGTCAGCTGGCTGGTGGCGCGGGCACTGGCCTGA
- a CDS encoding alpha/beta fold hydrolase, with product MLNTVHHPATTPSDLPPLLIAHGLYGSARNWNVIAKRLSDTRNVLTVDMRNHGESPWMPSHTYPELAVDLAEVIAAAGGQADVVGHSMGGKASMMLALAHPEAVRRLVVADIAPVAYAHDQTQYITAMKAMDLTDLTTRAEADRRLAAFVPEAPLRAFFLQSLDLKAEGGPRWRLNLDVLAADMARIVGWPAPTGQFDGPVLFLTGSESPYVKPEHRALIRPLFPNALFAKLAGAGHWLHADKPREFEDTLRVFLNS from the coding sequence TATGGGTCGGCCCGCAACTGGAACGTGATTGCCAAGCGGCTGTCGGACACGCGCAATGTGCTGACGGTGGACATGCGCAATCATGGCGAAAGCCCGTGGATGCCCAGCCATACCTACCCCGAGCTTGCTGTCGATCTGGCCGAGGTGATTGCCGCCGCCGGTGGGCAGGCCGATGTGGTTGGTCATTCCATGGGCGGCAAGGCGTCCATGATGCTGGCCCTTGCCCATCCCGAGGCCGTGCGCCGTCTGGTGGTGGCCGATATTGCCCCGGTGGCCTATGCGCATGACCAGACGCAATACATCACCGCGATGAAGGCGATGGATCTGACCGATCTGACCACCCGCGCCGAGGCCGACCGCCGCCTTGCCGCCTTCGTGCCGGAAGCGCCGCTGCGGGCATTTTTTCTGCAATCGCTGGACCTCAAGGCCGAGGGCGGGCCGCGCTGGCGGCTCAACCTTGATGTGCTGGCCGCCGATATGGCCAGAATTGTCGGCTGGCCTGCGCCGACGGGCCAGTTCGATGGCCCGGTGCTGTTCCTGACCGGCAGCGAAAGCCCCTATGTCAAGCCAGAGCATCGCGCGCTGATCCGCCCGCTGTTCCCCAATGCCCTCTTTGCAAAGCTGGCCGGGGCCGGGCACTGGCTGCACGCCGACAAGCCGCGCGAGTTTGAAGATACCCTGCGCGTGTTCCTCAACAGCTGA